One Papaver somniferum cultivar HN1 chromosome 10, ASM357369v1, whole genome shotgun sequence genomic window carries:
- the LOC113319123 gene encoding endoglucanase 13-like encodes MHQHTLGFCFSVLLLLQIVAGQADYGTALTKSILYYEAQRSGKLPTTQRVTWRGDSGLNDSGVIDGSDAHVDLTGGYYDAGDNVKFGFPMAFTITMLSWSVIEYESQLSAKAELSNALDAIKWGTDYLMKAHIHNEADGSDTLFGQVGEAQPDHDCWERPEDMTTPRTAYKIDAKNPGADLAGETSAAFAAASIVFKTSDPSYSSELLTRAQQLYNFSQAHHGIYHYTIKSAENFYPSSGFEDELSWAASWLYRATEEQSYLDFLLSVETGWIHHTFCWDDKFTGVQVLMAKLVLEGKVEDSDTAAVYKENAEDFVCAVIQMGNNNIQMSGGGSLYWQPWNNVQYITAGLFITTVYSDYLRSAKSNLDCPNDEATPDQIIQFVKSQVDYILGSNPKNMSYMVGMGSSYPQKVHHRGASIVSTKTDSTPVTCKGGYDIWFNKDAPNPNVLEGALVSSNLEDTYEDSRSNFQQAEPATANTAPLVGVLARLA; translated from the exons ATGCATCAGCATACTTTAGGATTTTGCTTTTCTGTTTTATTGTTGCTTCAAATAGTTGCTGGTCAAGCTGATTACGGCACAGCACTTACAAAATCTATATTGTATTATGAGGCTCAAAGGTCTGGAAAGTTACCTACTACCCAGAGAGTCACATGGAGAGGCGATTCCGGTCTAAATGATTCTGGTGTAATTGATGGTAGCGACGCGCAT GTTGATCTTACAGGAGGATACTATGACGCTGGTGACAATGTGAAATTTGGGTTTCCAATGGCATTCACAATTACAATGCTCTCGTGGAGTGTTATTGAATATGAAAGCCAATTATCAGCGAAGGCAGAACTTTCGAATGCCTTAGATGCAATAAAATGGGGGACTGATTACTTGATGAAAGCTCATATTCATAACGAGGCAGACGGATCAGATACTCTTTTCGGCCAAGTTGGAGAAGCTCAACCTGACCACGATTGCTGGGAGAGGCCAGAAGACATGACTACACCAAGGACTGCTTATAAAATTGATGCTAAGAATCCTGGAGCTGACTTAGCTGGTGAAACCTCGGCTGCCTTCGCTGCTGCATCCATCGTTTTTAAGACATCTGATCCTAGTTATTCTTCTGAACTTCTAACGCGTGCTCAACAG CTCTACAATTTCTCTCAGGCTCACCATGGAATATACCACTACACCATCAAATCAGCAGAAAATTTTTACCCAAGTAGTGGATTTGag GATGAATTATCATGGGCGGCCAGTTGGCTTTACCGTGCCACAGAGGAACAATCCTACTTAGATTTCCTCCTGTCAGTAGAAACTGGTTGGATTCATCACACATTTTGTTGGGATGATAAGTTCACCGGCGTGCAAGTCCTAATGGCCAAG CTTGTGTTGGAGGGAAAAGTAGAAGATTCTGATACAGCTGcagtatataaagaaaatgccGAAGACTTTGTATGTGCAGTCATTCAGATGGGTAACAACAATATTCAAATGTCTGGAGGAGGATCACTCTATTGGCAACCTTGGAATAACGTTCAGTACATTACTGCTGGCCTTTTTATCACCACTGTTTATTCTGACTACCTAAGGTCCGCTAAGTCTAATCTCGACTGCCCAAACGATGAAGCTACTCCTGATCAAATTATCCAATTTGTCAAATCACAG GTGGACTACATTTTAGGTTCAAACCCGAAAAATATGAGTTACATGGTGGGCATGGGATCAAGTTATCCACAAAAAGTTCATCACAGAGGGGCTTCAATTGTTTCGACCAAGACAGATTCAACACCAGTGACTTGTAAAGGAGGTTATGACATCTGGTTTAACAAAGATGCACCAAATCCAAATGTTTTGGAAGGTGCACTGGTTTCGAGTAATCTAGAAGATACATATGAGGACTCAAGAAGTAACTTCCAACAAGCCGAACCCGCAACCGCCAACACAGCTCCATTAGTTGGTGTTTTAGCAAGACTGGCCTAG